A single genomic interval of Brevibacillus brevis harbors:
- a CDS encoding response regulator transcription factor — MKHVTILIADDEAEIAELVALHVKKEGYHTIIAADGKAALQAVQTHSIDLAILDIMMPGLDGYEVTRLIREQHNMPIIFLSAKTSDLDKISGLVMGADDYMTKPFNPMELVARVNAQLRRFKQLNQPAVAVASNKVVEAGGLIIYPEQRTVSLYGETIELTPKEFDILYLLASYPKKVFSADNIFQQVWGEAYYEGCNTVMVHIRTLRKKLGEEKTKNKWIKTVWGVGYSFHG; from the coding sequence ATGAAGCACGTCACCATATTGATCGCCGACGATGAAGCGGAGATTGCTGAGCTCGTTGCCTTGCATGTGAAAAAAGAAGGTTACCACACAATAATCGCAGCGGATGGAAAGGCAGCACTCCAAGCTGTACAGACCCATTCGATTGATTTGGCGATCCTCGATATCATGATGCCTGGGCTGGATGGCTATGAGGTCACCCGGCTCATTCGCGAACAGCACAATATGCCGATCATCTTTTTGAGTGCCAAGACATCCGATCTGGATAAAATCTCGGGCTTGGTGATGGGCGCAGATGATTATATGACCAAGCCATTCAATCCAATGGAATTAGTCGCTCGTGTGAATGCCCAACTGCGGCGCTTTAAGCAGTTGAATCAACCAGCAGTAGCAGTAGCGAGTAACAAGGTCGTAGAGGCAGGTGGACTTATCATTTATCCAGAGCAGCGAACCGTGAGCCTGTACGGAGAAACGATTGAGTTAACACCGAAAGAGTTTGATATTCTCTACCTGCTGGCCAGCTATCCAAAGAAGGTGTTTAGCGCGGATAATATTTTCCAGCAGGTGTGGGGCGAAGCGTACTATGAAGGCTGCAATACAGTCATGGTGCACATTCGCACCTTGCGAAAGAAGCTGGGAGAAGAAAAAACCAAAAACAAGTGGATTAAAACGGTCTGGGGAGTAGGGTATTCCTTTCATGGCTAA
- a CDS encoding transporter substrate-binding domain-containing protein, translating to MKKLMFAVVSGLLALTVSACGTGTDQAASTSGQSGATKYVFGTDATYPPFEFEKDGKYVGIDIDLINAIAKEEGFEVEIKPMDFKGIIPAVQAKQLDGAIAGISINDKRKEILDFSEPYYQAGLSLVVREDNTTINGEADLAGKTIAIKKGTTGATFADELGKKYGATVKYFDDSPSMFQEVQNGNADVTIEDYPVISYKIAVDPASKLKIVGDRLNGDHYGIAVLKGNKDLQDKLNSGLKKLKENGKYDEIINTYLNTKK from the coding sequence ATGAAAAAACTAATGTTTGCTGTTGTTTCTGGTTTGTTGGCACTAACGGTAAGTGCGTGTGGCACTGGCACGGATCAAGCGGCCTCGACATCTGGGCAATCCGGTGCGACGAAGTACGTGTTTGGTACAGATGCAACATACCCACCCTTTGAGTTTGAAAAAGACGGAAAATACGTGGGAATTGACATCGACCTGATCAATGCAATCGCCAAAGAAGAAGGCTTTGAGGTAGAAATTAAGCCGATGGACTTCAAAGGAATCATTCCGGCTGTTCAAGCGAAGCAATTGGACGGTGCCATTGCAGGGATCAGCATCAATGATAAGCGCAAAGAAATTTTGGATTTCTCTGAACCTTACTATCAAGCAGGTCTTTCCTTGGTCGTACGTGAGGACAACACAACGATCAATGGAGAGGCAGACTTGGCTGGCAAAACGATTGCGATCAAAAAAGGCACGACTGGCGCGACCTTTGCTGATGAGCTCGGGAAAAAGTACGGAGCGACTGTCAAATACTTTGACGATAGCCCTTCCATGTTCCAAGAGGTTCAGAACGGCAACGCTGATGTAACCATCGAAGACTATCCGGTTATCTCTTATAAAATTGCGGTAGACCCTGCTTCCAAACTAAAAATTGTAGGCGATCGTCTCAATGGTGACCACTACGGCATCGCGGTATTAAAAGGGAACAAAGATCTGCAGGACAAACTCAACTCCGGTCTGAAGAAGCTGAAAGAGAACGGGAAATACGACGAAATCATCAACACATACTTGAACACGAAAAAGTAA
- a CDS encoding amino acid ABC transporter permease: MSSSWDVIVDALPVLAQGSVVTLKITVISLFFALLIGLLFGLMSTSRSKILRGIATAYVDFLRGTPLLVQIFFIYFGLPPVLDIKIPETTAGILALSLNAGAYLAEIFRGGILSIDKGQMEAARSLGLTHGKAMRLVILPQAVRRMIPAFVNQFIVTLKDTSLLTVIGIRELMNSGEIIISSNFRSFEIWAVVAVFYFLMIYILSLLSRSLERRFAK, encoded by the coding sequence ATGAGCAGTAGTTGGGATGTCATTGTCGATGCTCTTCCTGTCTTGGCCCAAGGCTCTGTGGTCACGTTAAAAATAACGGTCATTTCCCTGTTTTTTGCTCTCTTAATCGGATTGCTTTTTGGTTTAATGAGCACCAGCCGCTCCAAAATACTCCGTGGCATTGCAACCGCTTACGTTGACTTTCTCCGCGGCACACCGCTGTTGGTTCAAATCTTCTTTATTTATTTTGGCTTGCCGCCCGTCCTTGATATCAAAATTCCAGAGACAACCGCAGGTATTCTTGCGCTCAGCCTCAATGCCGGAGCCTACCTGGCTGAAATTTTCCGCGGAGGGATTCTCTCCATCGATAAAGGGCAGATGGAAGCAGCTCGCTCCCTCGGACTCACGCACGGAAAAGCCATGCGCCTGGTTATCTTGCCTCAGGCTGTTCGCCGCATGATTCCTGCCTTCGTCAACCAATTCATCGTGACGCTAAAAGACACCTCGCTCCTAACGGTCATTGGTATCCGTGAACTGATGAACAGTGGTGAGATTATCATTTCTAGCAACTTCCGTTCATTCGAAATTTGGGCTGTAGTAGCGGTCTTCTATTTCCTGATGATATACATCCTCAGTCTGCTATCCCGTTCCCTTGAGAGGAGGTTCGCGAAATGA
- a CDS encoding amino acid ABC transporter ATP-binding protein yields MIHVENLKKSFGSLEVLKDISTTIEEREVVCVIGPSGSGKSTFLRCLNQLEEVTSGKITIEGMEVTSPKVDINKLRERVGMVFQRFNLFPHLTVLENIMLAPKHVKNSERQQNEQKALQLLKKVDLADKRDVYPDRLSGGQQQRVAITRALAMDPHIMLFDEPTSALDPEMVGEVLQVMKDLAKEGMTMVVVTHEMGFAREVADRVIFMDGGYIVEEGTPAEIFDNPQHERTKAFLSKVL; encoded by the coding sequence ATGATTCATGTAGAGAATTTGAAAAAGAGCTTTGGCTCGCTGGAAGTCTTAAAAGACATCTCAACTACCATTGAAGAGCGCGAAGTTGTCTGTGTCATTGGTCCCTCCGGCTCGGGAAAAAGTACGTTTCTGCGCTGCCTGAACCAGTTGGAGGAGGTGACATCCGGCAAAATCACCATTGAGGGCATGGAGGTTACCTCCCCCAAAGTGGACATTAACAAGCTGCGAGAGCGTGTCGGCATGGTGTTTCAGCGGTTCAATCTCTTCCCGCATCTCACTGTTTTGGAAAACATTATGCTCGCACCCAAGCACGTCAAAAATTCAGAGCGCCAGCAAAATGAACAAAAGGCGCTGCAACTCCTCAAAAAAGTAGATTTGGCGGACAAGCGAGACGTGTATCCAGATCGGTTGTCTGGTGGTCAACAGCAGCGCGTAGCCATTACCCGTGCGCTCGCCATGGACCCTCATATCATGCTGTTCGATGAACCTACCTCTGCACTCGACCCGGAAATGGTAGGCGAAGTTCTTCAGGTGATGAAGGATTTGGCCAAAGAAGGAATGACGATGGTCGTGGTTACGCATGAGATGGGCTTCGCCCGTGAAGTAGCCGATCGCGTGATCTTCATGGATGGCGGATACATCGTAGAAGAAGGCACGCCTGCCGAGATTTTTGACAATCCCCAGCATGAGAGAACCAAGGCGTTTCTCAGTAAGGTGCTATAG